From Malassezia restricta chromosome VIII, complete sequence, the proteins below share one genomic window:
- a CDS encoding retrotransposon, with product MAGPVRVRVRSAHPLPPAQFWVVIDRADDIDVVRERIARILQTRYDAPVTATALCLSVLDFEVWDYVGDVLQDDGLVTVSMIKRRKVCEAPSENTDMVVHPDAERQIMAEAHKISLLMCSECGVQPRKTLGVKRKKPEASRFVHDISQDLEQAELDEEPDELDYEDEVDYDDVMDENEVIDEVDYDDVVDDHDELEEVVRAKDEDENQENDEEENEGEREEEESEESEDEEEESEEEEGGDEESEEEESEEEEGGDEESEEEDEEEESEEEDDGESEVEDNEEESEESQEEEERKDEDDGGDDEQGDSEPSVYSSSIPSVWVPPGQGKDRTRHKNQKRRERRKAARNTQFALDHQGSMSCPRPATDVRVDAVPHLPPGGGSLDITSSTPETSPLESIAQRMLERTTVGHRKRRKRNQELALPSIHTPAFVSASDVLKAHQPEDPPKLMPIPSKLAPEELPANVSVTSTDCEQWYYEQPYYQNEEDDDASTQAYYDMQRQVRASLEQEKQQEDVQDSVLDEEHDPLRESLPRSFGRSSDHRHDEGAPRHPILDRIQAIRASIYGA from the coding sequence ATGGCAGGCCCTGTGCGTGTTCGTGTCCGCTCGGCACACCCGCTCCCACCTGCGCAGTTCTGGGTCGTCATCGATCGTGCAGACGATATAGATGTTGTGCGTGAACGCATAGCTCGCATACTGCAAACGCGCTACGACGCTCCAGTGACGGCGACCGCTTTGTGCCTCTCTGTCCTTGACTTTGAAGTGTGGGACTATGTGGGCGACGTTCTCCAAGATGACGGTCTCGTCACCGTTTCGATGATAAAACGTCGCAAAGTATGTGAAGCTCCTAGTGAAAATACCGATATGGTCGTGCATCCtgacgccgagcgccaaATCATGGCCGAAGCTCACAAAATTTCGCTCTTAATGTGCTCTGAATGCGGGGTACAGCCAAGAAAGACGCTGGGTGtgaagcgcaagaagccAGAAGCATCGCGTTTTGTGCATGATATTTCACAGGACCTTGAGCAAGCTGAACTTGATGAAGAGCCGGATGAGCTGGATTATGAGGATGAGGTCGACTATGACGATGTGATGGACGAGAATGAAGTCATCGACGAAGTTGACTATGATGATGTTGTGGATGATCACGATGAGCTAGAGGAAGTGGTGCGAGCCAAGGACGAAGACGAGAATCAGGAGAACGATGAGGAGGAAAACGAAGGAGAGAGAGAGGAAGAGGAGAGTGAGGAAAGtgaggacgaagaagaggagagtgaagaagaggagggTGGGGATGAAGAGagtgaagaagaggagagtgaagaagaggagggTGGGGATGAAGAGagtgaagaagaagacgaagaagaggagagtgaagaagaagacgacggGGAGAGTGAAGTAGAGGATAACGAGGAGGAGAGCGAGGAGAGCcaagaggaagaagagaGAAaagacgaggacgacggaggcgacgacgagcaaGGCGACTCAGAACCGAGTGTATACTCTTCGTCTATTCCTAGCGTTTGGGTGCCTCCTGGTCAAGGAAAGGACCGTACGCGACACAAAAACCAAaagcgccgcgagcgtcgGAAGGCCGCGCGGAATACTCAGTTCGCTCTCGACCATCAGGGCAGTATGTCGTGCCCACGACCCGCGACAGATGtgcgcgtcgacgctgtTCCGCATCTTCCTCCTGGCGGTGGATCTCTCGATATAACGTCATCTACGCCGGAAACATCACCGCTGGAAAGTATCGCGCAACGCATGTTGGAGCGCACCACCGTCGGGCATCGTAAACGTCGGAAGCGTAACCAAGAACTCGCTCTTCCATCGATCCATACACCAGCGTTTGTGAGTGCGTCAGACGTTCTCAAGGCTCATCAGCCAGAAGACCCGCCCAAGCTCATGCCGATACCCTCAAAACTTGCGCCAGAAGAGCTACCAGCCAATGTATCTGTCACCAGTACAGACTGCGAACAATGGTATTATGAACAGCCGTACTATCAAAAtgaggaagacgacgacgcctcTACGCAGGCTTACTACGACATGCAACGCCAAGTGCGCGCCTCTCTGGAGCAAGAAAAGCAGCAAGAAGACGTACAGGATTCGgtgctggacgaagagcaCGATCCGCTACGCGAATCTCTTCCACGATCTTTTGGGCGTAGCAGCGACCACCGTCACGACGAGGGTGCTCCTCGTCATCCCATCCTCGACCGGATCCAGGCGATCCGTGCGTCCATTTACGGCGCCTGA
- a CDS encoding FAD synthetase, whose protein sequence is MADERLRAWVSSIDATYELVENPEVRKTCPDLASKVERALWACESAWHDYGVDGCAFSFNGGKDCTVLAHILAASLRRLQKKQGTLDLVPIRTLYVACDDPFPEVEAFIGYAATRYHMQLRTEHGPMKQALDSYMKSTDGKGVRAMFIGVRHDDPHGSKARVRVPCDPTWPQIMRVHPILEWDYRDVWAFLRCPLLRSREEHVPACVAGQEAGVPYCVLYDQGYTSLGDRYHTTPNPQLHDMSKNRFQPAYLLQDGSKERCGRLSHSTKPTT, encoded by the coding sequence ATGGCagacgagcgcctgcgcgccTGGGTGAGCTCCATTGACGCGACGtacgagctcgtcgagaaTCCTGAGGTGCGTAAGACGTGTCCGGATCTGGCAAGCAAGGTGGAGCGGGCTTTGTGGGCGTGTGAGTCGGCATGGCATGACTACGGTGTCGATGGCTGTGCGTTCAGTTTCAATGGCGGCAAGGACTGTACAGTGTTGGCGCATATTCTTGCTGCATCActgcgccgcctccaaAAAAAGCAGGGAACGTTGGATTTGGTGCCGATTCGCACGTTATATGTGGCGTGTGATGATCCGTTTCCTGAGGTCGAAGCCTTTATTGGCTATGCGGCGACGAGGTATCACATGCAGTTGCGGACAGAACACGGGCCGATGAAGCAGGCCTTAGATTCGTATATGAAGAGCACCGATGGGAAaggcgtgcgtgcgatgtTTATTGGCGTGCGTCACGATGATCCGCACGGCTCCAAGGCCCGCGTTCGTGTGCCATGCGATCCGACATGGCCCCAGATCATGCGTGTGCACCCGATTCTCGAGTGGGATTACCGCGATGTTTGGGCCTTTCTGCGATGCCCATTGCTGCGAAGCAGAGAGGAGCACGTTCCTGCTTGTGTTGCTGGACAAGAGGCAGGGGTACCCTACTGTGTCCTGTATGACCAAGGCTACACATCGCTGGGCGATCGGTACCACACCACCCCGAATCCCCAGCTGCATGACATGTCCAAGAACCGATTTCAGCCCGCCTATCTCCTACAGGACGGAAGTAAGGAGCGCTGTGGGCGCCTGTCACATAGTACCAAGCCTACAACGTGA
- a CDS encoding 5'-3' exoribonuclease 1 → MGVPKYFRWLSERYPLIMQLVEENRIPEFDNLYLDMNGIIHNCSHPNDGEATFRIAEEEIFLGIFAYIEHLFSKIRPRKVFFLAIDGVAPRAKMNQQRSRRFRTAQEAKEGLQKAISRGEDIPASPPFDSNCITPGTVFMRKLSIQLEYFIAKKVNEDSDWRDVQVILSGHETPGEGEHKIMEFIRTIKAQPGYNPNTRHCLYGLDADLIMLGLLSHDPHFALLREEVVFGPRRAKKSIGLESQTFYLLHLSLLREYLELEFSHLRKTLPFSFDLEKIIDDYILLHLFVGNDFLPHLPGLHINEGAIELLFRVYERVLPRAGGYINQQGRLQPRRLELLIKELASVDHSNFVGAHLPKVKAAMDKSRRAQESMQLEKRIELTPRQAEAVRRVVDLITSFLDNPGGASHHIKFSAIPAADETDILQIMATKLQLEFETMAYDPEDDTLHSLFGFPSGRAQALRLNQSHNGATREQTKKWMLSKIAAFIEALASHDPQEDALDMEGSSDGPTRQVERMYRDEKAVYYHSKMSIDSKDPEQLHDIVYNYIEGMQWVLHYYYDGIASWGWYYHYHYAPHISDLTHIGDFTFSFDQGRPFLPFEQLMGVLPPLSKQLIPAAFQPLMTDPTSPILDFYPATYESDLNGKKNSWEAVVKIPFIDQDRLTQALERRQGGLTNEERERNSHGHPHRFWYDASYRHTMPSSLPGFLPDLLDTHTRIETYTLPSMSGRRFIKTLPKGVSLGLNAMPGFPSLKTLPFTHKLEKTGVEVHSQPSRDLSMILHMNNPGMTQDVAAYAKDLIGQTTFIHWPYLFEGLVVGVSDSHREYRAHWKDMDVVTQCTESPYGSQSFERQQRALKEQYLKRHGMALDRIDVLLHVRPFKGLSHGYDGSIIKQYEPSSQSEVVHPLQLLVSQVRHPDARFMERPPMTVSEEYPEGTKVFFLGVPGFGCPARVIGTAGDQITVEMAFFHDMAKEHAILRKIVQQRAQVKYFTTQEVTAQLRVSSLVLAKLASGVAVYHGNQRMNIGLNLKFEAKGRKVLGYSRRTSQGWEYSERAVRLMQDVLTKFPELRRGLSKRLASGEFYSSEDIFEQNTAQRIKDLRTWIHENGLRDMDIVPLYVDRLERSVISLLESATSIMAQKRAQHGLAVKRQILRGLPRGALLKPEQARYRVPEQTFDMGDRVINVFDFGPLPLAAKGTVIGLGANKCIDVVFDAPFLAGTTLGDACSNHRGATVSTSSVLNLSTPQIATRWGEESVKEAHLSPLQRTLKVREQPASQDIKGTLFYQPAAPKAQKERPRSAATPQQGPVDATAQHLKALSLQPLAHQRPPPNAWKPRGAPSSGPPKKQAGPDKTGPLKQSGPPKTGAPKKQPGPSKTGPSKQSGPKKTGPARQGSKKAGPPKHGPKQPSPPKN, encoded by the coding sequence ATGGGCGTGCCAAAATATTTCCGATGGCTCTCAGAGCGGTACCCGCTCATCATGCAGCTGGTGGAAGAGAACCGTATACCAGAATTTGATAATTTGTACCTGGACATGAATGGCATCATCCATAACTGCTCGCATCCGAATGACGGCGAAGCGACGTTTCGTATTGCCGAAGAAGAGATCTTCCTAGGCATCTTCGCATACATTGAGCATCTCTTCTCCAAAATTCGCCCAAGAAAGGTGTTTTTCCTGGCGATTGACGGTGTAGCACCCCGGGCCAAGATGAACCAGCAGCGATCGCGTCGCTTCCGCACCGCCCAGGAAGCCAAGGAAGGCCTACAGAAGGCCATCAGTCGCGGTGAGGACATTCCCGCATCACCGCCGTTTGATTCCAACTGTATTACTCCGGGAACTGTATTTATGCGCAAGCTCTCGATACAGCTCGAATACTTTATCGCGAAAAAGGTGAATGAGGACTCCGACTGGCGCGATGTGCAAGTCATTTTGTCCGGTCACGAAACGCCTGGTGAGGGCGAGCACAAAATCATGGAATTCATCCGCACAATCAAGGCACAGCCTGGCTACAACCCCAACACGCGCCACTGTCTGTATGGTCTGGATGCAGACCTGATCATGCTGGGCCTGCTAAGCCACGACCCCCActttgcgctgctgcgaGAAGAGGTCGTCTTTGGCCCACGTCGCGCGAAAAAGTCCATCGGACTCGAGTCCCAGACCTTTTATTTGCTGCACCTCTCCCTCCTTCGCGAGTACTTGGAGCTCGAGTTTTCGCATTTGCGCAAGACACTGCCCTTCTCATTTGATCTCGAGAAAATCATCGACGACTACATCCTACTGCACCTTTTTGTCGGCAATGACTTTTTACCGCACTTGCCCGGCTTGCATATCAATGAGGGTGCGATTGAGCTCCTGTTCCGCGTATACGAGCGCGTATTGCCGCGCGCCGGTGGCTACATCAATCAGCAGGGCCGACTACAACCTAGGCGATTAGAGCTTCTGATCAAAGAGCTGGCCAGTGTAGACCATTCCAACTTTGTCGGCGCGCATCTGCCCAAGGTCAAGGCAGCCATGGACAAGTCGCGACGGGCCCAGGAGTCCATGCAGCTCGAAAAACGTATCGAATTGACGCCACGgcaggccgaggcggtgcgccgcgtcgtggatCTCATCACGTCGTTCTTGGACAACCCAGGGGGCGCTAGCCACCACATCAAGTTCTCCGCTATCCCTGCCGCGGATGAAACAGATATACTCCAAATCATGGCCACCAAGCTTCAATTGGAGTTTGAGACCATGGCCTACGATCCAGAAGACGACACGTTGCACTCGCTCTTTGGCTTCCCATCTGGCAGGGCCCAGGCCTTACGCCTGAACCAAAGCCATAATGGCGCAACGCGTGAACAAACGAAGAAGTGGATGCTCTCAAAGATCGCGGCGTTTATCGAGGCCCTAGCATCGCACGATCCACAGGAAGATGCATTGGACATGGAAGGCTCGTCCGATGGGCCGACGAGGCaagtcgagcgcatgtacCGCGACGAAAAGGCTGTGTACTACCACAGCAAGATGAGCATCGACAGCAAGGACCcggagcagctgcatgataTCGTGTACAACTACATCGAAGGCATGCAATGGGTTCTGCACTACTACTACGACGGCATCGCGTCTTGGGGCTGGTACTATCACTACCACTACGCACCACACATTTCCGACCTCACACACATTGGCGACTTTACGTTCTCGTTCGACCAGGGCCGACCTTTCTTGCCCTTTGAGCAGTTGATGGGTGTGCTGCCGCCACTCAGCAAGCAGTTAATTCCGGCAGCCTTCCAGCCACTCATGACGGATCCCACGTCGCCCATCCTAGACTTTTACCCAGCGACGTACGAAAGTGACTTGAACGGCAAGAAGAACAGCTGGGAGGCCGTCGTCAAAATCCCGTTCATTGATCAGGACCGCCTTACGCAGGCACTCGAGCGTCGTCAGGGCGGGCTGACGAACGAGGAACGGGAGCGCAATAGTCACGGCCATCCGCATCGATTCTGGTACGATGCATCCTACCGCCATACGATGCCATCGAGCCTACCTGGCTTTTTGCCCGATTTGCTCGATACCCACACTAGGATCGAAACGTACACGCTACCGTCCATGTCTGGCCGAAGGTTTATCAAGACACTGCCCAAAGGCGTGAGCCTTGGTCTCAATGCCATGCCTGGTTTCCCCAGCCTCAAGACGCTGCCTTTCACCCACAAGCTGGAAAAGACGGGCGTCGAGGTCCACAGCCAGCCGTCCCGAGACCTGTCCATGATCCTTCACATGAACAACCCCGGCATGACGCAGGATGTCGCAGCGTATGCCAAGGACTTGATTGGTCAAACGACATTTATTCATTGGCCGTACCTGTTTGAAGGTCTCGTGGTGGGCGTCAGTGACTCGCACCGCGAGTACCGCGCGCACTGGAAAGACATGGATGTCGTCACGCAATGCACCGAGTCCCCGTATGGCTCGCAGTCGTTCGAGAGACAGCAGAGAGCCTTGAAGGAGCAGTACTTGAAGCGCCATGGCATGGCCCTCGACCGCATCGATGTGCTTCTCCACGTGCGTCCGTTCAAAGGCCTGAGCCATGGCTACGATGGATCTATTATCAAGCAATACGAGCCCTCGTCACAGAGCGAGGTGGTGCACCctctgcagctgctggtgAGCCAGGTGCGTCATCCCGACGCGCGCTTCATGGAACGCCCACCGATGACCGTGTCGGAAGAGTACCCGGAGGGCACCAAGGTCTTTTTCCTCGGCGTACCCGGTTTTGGGTGCCCAGCGCGGGTGATTGGCACGGCCGGCGACCAAATTACCGTCGAGATGGCGTTTTTCCACGACATGGCCAAGGAACATGCTATCCTCCGCAAGAttgtgcagcagcgtgcgcaggtCAAGTACTTCACGACGCAGGAAGTGACGGCTCAGCTGCGCGTATCCTCGTTGGTGCTCGCGAAGCTGGCGAGTGGCGTGGCGGTTTATCACGGCAACCAGCGCATGAACATTGGCCTGAACCTCAAGTTCGAGGCCAAGGGCCGCAAGGTGCTGGGCTATTCGCGTCGCACTTCCCAAGGCTGGGAGTACAgcgagcgtgccgtgcgtTTGATGCAGGACGTGCTTACCAAGTTCcccgagctgcgccgtgGACTGTCGAAGCGCCTCGCATCAGGTGAATTTTATTCATCCGAGGACATTTTCGAGCAGAacacggcgcagcggaTCAAGGATTTGCGCACGTGGATCCACGAGAACGGTCTGCGTGACATGGATATCGTGCCGCTCTACGTAGACCGCCTGGAGCGGTCCGTCATTTCTCTGCTGGAATCAGCCACGTCCATCATGGCACAGAAGCGAGCGCAACATGGCCTGGCCGTCAAGCGCCAGATCCTTCGCGGCCTGCCGCGCGGTGCCCTTCTCAAGCCAGAGCAGGCTCGCTACCGCGTGCCGGAGCAGACGTTCGACATGGGAGATCGCGTGATCAACGTGTTCGACTTTGGCCCGCTTCCGCTGGCGGCCAAAGGCACGGTCATTGGCCTCGGCGCCAACAAATGCATCGATGTGGTGTTTGACGCGCCGTTCCTGGCTGGCACTACGCTGGGCGACGCCTGCTCGAATCATCGCGGCGCTACCGTCAGCACGTCATCTGTGCTCAACCTGAGCACGCCGCAGATCGCCACGCGCTGGGGCGAAGAGTCGGTCAAAGAAGCCCACTTGTCGCCGTTGCAGCGTACGCTCAAGGTACGCGAACAGCCCGCTTCCCAAGATATCAAGGGCACGCTGTTTTACCAGCCAGCCGCGCCCAAGGCACAGAAGGAGCGCCCCCGATCCGCTGCCACGCCCCAACAGGGACCTGTTGACGCCACGGCACAGCATCTCAAAGCTCTCTCGCTGCAGCCGCTCGCCCACCAGCGTCCGCCGCCGAACGCGTGGAAGCCGAGAGGCGCCCCCTCGTCCGGCCCGCCGAAGAAGCAGGCAGGACCCGACAAGACAGGCCCTCTGAAACAGTCTGGGCCCCCCAAGACAGGCGCGCCGAAAAAGCAGCCAGGACCCTCCAAGACAGGGCCCTCGAAGCAGTCTGGACCCAAAAAGACCGGCCCAGCGAGACAAGGATCCAAAAAGGCAGGCCCACCGAAGCACGGACCCAAGCAGCCGAGCCCGCCCAAGAACTAG
- a CDS encoding ribosome biogenesis protein NSA1, which translates to MVDGGSGSGSRDPMSTAPVPEVRVFVGDSAGRVKVLYTQSKRYETLTVPGCRVGSAMACQALACGLFSLPEPACVLVVARKNGTLDVIHVDQDAETGKLLCTIHEDRMRVGLERWVGLRLSVNGLFACTSGGSFRHVDLAACLHENAFEKDRVSDATCTWTIPSPLHHVAFYPPDASQPVTHVASGGEQVLLSIWSVERWWAHYRQPTEALETPSTPPTSKKRAAPTSSKHRELAPGEVWRAKNLPNDHLSLARPPMIRCIGFARHTPPDGAQDALASMRVMVGTKDGLLRVYEPSKKPRHVQEWPVVPKGQGSIRVLHAMPHTLLVSDTSRHLYMLDGRTGHVQFQYKDMTGTVSDVLTLHDSQQGRTWVLSASLDHLIRLFGTQRSTMLEQYFTGTDHAVSLVVDPQWTPPVPHNDDEDVWAHMSTVGQDASDDDSDTDADEASAQRAEKRHRRTVEKAV; encoded by the coding sequence ATggtcgacggcggcagTGGCAGCGGCAGCCGCGATCCCATGTCCACTGCACCGGTGCCGGAGGTGCGTGTATTTGTCGGCGACTCGGCAGGACGTGTCAAGGTGCTCTATACGCAATCGAAGCGATACGAGACATTGACGGTCCCTGGATGCCGTGTGGgctcggcgatggcgtgcCAGGCGCTGGCCTGTGGCCTATTTTCGCTGCCGGAGCCTGCCTGTGTGCTGGTGGTGGCGCGTAAGAacggcacgctcgatgTGATTCATGTGGATCAGGATGCAGAGACCGGCAAGCTCCTGTGCACGATCCACGAAGACCGCATGCGAGTCGGTTTGGAGCGATGGGTCGGTCTGCGGCTGAGTGTGAATGGCCTCTTTGCGTGCACGTCGGGCGGCTCGTTCCGGCATGTGGACCTCGCTGCGTGCTTGCACGAGAACGCTTTTGAGAAGGACCGGGTGAGCGACGCCACCTGTACGTGGACGATACCGAGCCCCCTGCATCATGTGGCATTTTATCCGCCTGATGCCTCGCAGCCGGTGACGCATGTGGCATCGGGTGGCGAGCAGGTCCTCTTATCTATATGGAGCGTGGAGCGATGGTGGGCACACTATCGGCAGCCGACGGAGGCGCTGGagacgccatcgacgccgccgacgagcaAGAAACGTGCCGCGCCGACATCCAGCAAGCATCGCGAGCTGGCGCCCGGCGAAGTATGGCGCGCGAAGAACCTGCCGAACGACCACCTGTCCCTGGCGCGTCCGCCGATGATCCGGTGCATTGGATTCGCGCGCCATACCCCACCGGACGGCGCGCAGGATGCTTTGGCATCGATGCGTGTCATGGTCGGCACCAAAGACGGCCTGCTGCGAGTGTACGAGCCGTCGAAAAAGCCGCGGCATGTGCAGGAATGGCCCGTCGTGCCCAAGGGCCAGGGCTCGATTcgtgtgctgcacgcgATGCCCCATACGCTCCTGGTGAGCGATACCTCGCGCCACCTGTACATGCTGGACGGCCGCACCGGCCACGTACAGTTCCAGTACAAGGACATGACCGGCACCGTCTCAGATGTGCTCACGCTGCACGACTCACAGCAGGGCCGCACATGGGTCCTGAGTGCATCGCTCGACCACCTCATCCGCCTCTttggcacgcagcgcagcacgatgctcgagcagtACTTCACCGGCACGGACCATGCCGTGTCGCTCGTCGTGGATCCCCAGTGGACCCCACCCGTTCCTCACAACGACGATGAAGATGTCTGGGCGCACATGTCGACCGTCGGACAGGACGCctccgacgacgactcggACACGGACGCCGACGAGGCGAGCGCCCAGCGCGCCGAAAAGCGGCACCGCCGCACCGTAGAAAAGGCCGTATAA